A window of Paludisphaera rhizosphaerae genomic DNA:
CGGTCGAATTTGACGCGGTCGCGGTCCACCAAGATCCCAACGATGTTTCTTGGCCGCGTCATTCTGACGCCCGCCGAGTCACTCCCCTGGTACAACACGCTCGTCTGGACGTTCTTCGTGACGCCAGTGGTTTTCCTCGGGCTCGCGATCACCGGCGCAGGTCGAGCCGTGCGGCGCATGCGGGCGGAGCCGTTGGCCGTGTTGTTCGTCTTGCACTGGGTTTTCCTGTTGGTCCTTCGGGCGCTTCCCCATACGCCGGGGCACGACGGCGAACGCCAGTTTCTCGCGGCGTTCGGCTGCCTGGCCTTGGTGGTCGGAGTGGGGGCGGCGTCGGTTGTGGAGCGGCTTGGGCGTTGGGGACGTGGCCTCGTGGTCGCCGCGCTGCTTGAAGGCGCGGTCTCGATCGCGGTGATGATGCCGGTCCCGCTCTCTTACTACAGTCCGCTCGTAGGTGGGCTGCCTGGTGCGACCCGTCTCGGAATGGAACCCACCTACTACTGGGACTCCTTCACGGACGACGCCATCGACTGGCTGAACGAGCACACACCCCCCGGCGGCAAGGTTCTTTTCCCGACCTACCCGACGACCTGGCGTTATCTTCGCCAGTCCGGAAGGCTTAAGGTCCCTGTGGAGTACTTCGAGCCGGGCGTGTGGACATGGTACGTTCTGCAGAACCGTCCCGGCGCGTTCTCGCCTGAAGACCGGCTCTTGATCGAACGCGAGGGGGCGGAACATGTGCTCGTCTCGAAATGGGGCGTGCCGCTCCTCTGGGCTTTCCCCCATCAGGATCTCGAACGCGCCCGCGCCGACCTACAGCGAAAGCCGCCGCCGTGACCTCTCTTCCACCTCCTCTGGATCGAGCCGGTAGAATAGATCGGCCCAACGCCGAGCATCCCACCGAGCGAGGGGCCCCCGAGCCCTCCCTTGCCGCGGACACGCCTCGATTTCCTCCGCGCGACGTAGTGAAGCCGCCCCGGACCGGGAGTTTCGAACACTCATGAATCCCATCGTATTCGCGATGCGTCGCCCGGTTACGACGATGATGTTCGTCGTGGCCCTGATCAGCAGCGGCGTTCTCGCGTACAGCCGTATGCGCGTGGATATCTTCCCCGCGTTGAATACGCCGAAGATCTATGTCTTCCTCGACTACGTCGGGATGAGTCCGGACCAGATGGAGGGCTTCATCGTCAACCAGCTGGAGCTTTTCTTCCAGTACGTCGACGGCGTCCAGGACATCAATACCCGGAACATTCAGCAGGTCTCGCTGTGCGAGCTCTCCTTCTATCCAGGCACCGATATGGGGCAGGCGATGGCGCAGGTGGTCGCCATGTCCAGCAGAGCCATGTCATGGATGCCCAAGGGGACGCTGCCGCCAATGATCATGCGAATGGACGCCGGCAGCGTCCCCGTGGGCTACCTCGTCTTCGAGAGCGAGAAGACGTCGCTCGGGGCAATGGGAGACCTCGCGCAGAACGTGGTTCGCCCCCTGGTGCAGAAGTACGTTCCCGGTACGGTGGCCATCTCGCCGTTCGGTCCCAACATGCGGTCGATCATCATCAACGTCGACCCGCAGAAGCTCCTCGCCTACAACCTGAAACCTCAGCAGCTTGTGGAGGCTCTCGCCCAGGGGAACACCGTCGCCCCGGCAGGGAACATCTACGTCAAGGACTCGATGCCCCTCGTGTCCAACAACGCCACCGTGACCGACATTCAGCGGCTGGGAGACATCCCCCTACGGATCGGTGAGAACGTCTATCTTCGCGACGTCGCCTCGATCGCCGACGACACCGACATCACGTATGGATACGCTCTCGTCAACGGCAAGAAGTCGGTCTATCTGCCGATCATCAAGAAGGATACGGGCTCGACGCTGACCGTCGTCGCCGACGTCCATAAGTCGCTGCCGGTCTTCCGGGACGCCGTCCCCAAGGACGTTTCCGTCAACTTCGAGTTCGACGAATCGCCGACGGTGCTCGCCGCCGTCGAGAGCGTGGCGACCGAAGGCCTCATCGGAGCCTGCCTGACAGGCTTGATGATCCTTCTCTTCCTCGGCGACCTCCGGAGCGTGATCGTCGTCGTGGCGAACATCCCGCTGGCCCTCATGGGATCCTTGTTCGGGCTGTGGGTGACGGGAAACACGATCAACATCATGTCGCTGGGCGGCATGGCGCTGGCCATCGGCATTCTTGTCGATGAGGCGACGGTGACCATCGAGGCGACGCACGTCCAGATGCAGAGGTCTTCCAACATCGCCACGGCGGTTCTGCATGGAAATCTGATCACGGCGGTTCCTCGGCTGCTGGCCCTTTTGTGCATTTTGTCGGTCTTCATCCCGGCCTTCATCATGGGCGACCCGTTGCGCTCGCTGTTTATGCCGCTGACGCTGGGCGTCGGCTTCGCGATGATCGCGTCGTACATCCTTTCCAGCACGTTCGTTCCGATCATGTGCGTCGCGCTCCTCAAGCACAAGGAGCATGAGGACGAGGAGGCGGGCGTCTTCGGGCGCGTCTTGAAAGGCTATCGCAAGCTCGTTCACGCGTTCGTCGGATGGAAGTTGATCGTGGTCACGGCCTACCTGGGGGCATGCGTCGCGGTCCTGGCCCTCCTGGGGCTGCAGATCGGGACCGAGCTCTTCCCTCAGATCGACTCGGGACAGTTCGTGCTTCGGTTCCGGCCTCCACCGGGCTCGAACTTCGACCTCACTCGCGAGATGGCCGTGAAGTGTCTCGCGGTGATTGAGGAGGAGGCCAAGGCGGAGAACATCCAGATCTCCATGGGCTTCGTCGGCCAGGTCGCGCCGAACTTCGGCATCGACAACATGGTGCTCTTCATGCGCGGGCCGGACGACGGCCAGCTCCGGGTCGCTTTGAAGGAGGACAGCGGGATCAAGCTGGAAGAATTGCGAGAGAAGCTTCGTGACGCGTTGCCTAAGCGCGTCGGAGGATGGTTGGCGAAGCGGTTGCAGGATGGAGGGCTTCCCCAGGCCGAGGCTGAGCGTCAGTCGAAGACGGCTCTTTATGGGTTCGAACCCGGCGACATCGTGACGAACGTCATGAGCTTCGGATCCCCGATGCCCATCGCCGTTCGGATCGTCGGCACCGACCTGAATTTGGTCCGCCAGCATGCGGAGAAACTCGCCGCGGAACTGAGGAAGATCGACACACTCCGCGACGTCCAATTCCAGCAGCAGCTCGACTATCCCACCGTCGAGGTCACGGTGGACCGGGAGAAGGCGGGACTTAGCGGCGCCAGGATCGAGGACGTCGTCCACGCTCTCGTTATGGCGACGGCTTCCACTCGTTTCGCCAACCTGAACTACTGGGTCGACGTGAAGACCGGCTTCGACTACCTCGTGCAGCTCCAGATACCGCCCAAGCGGCTGGACAAACCCGAGGACGTCGAGACGCTGCCGCTCGAATCGGTCAACCCGCTGATCAACCTGATGATTCGCGACGTCGCAAGCGTCGGACGGGGCGTCCGTCCGGGCGAGATCGACCGCGACATGTCCCAGCGTTACTTGACGCTCGTCGCGAACGTCGAGGGCGTGGACATGGGTCGGGCGTCCAAATCCGTTCAGAAGGCCATTGACGACGCCGGGGAGGCCCCTCGAGGCGTCCGCGTCGAATTGATGGGCCAGCTTCCGCCGATGATCGAGATGTTCAAGGCTCTGGGTATCGGCCTGGGCGTGGCCGTCTTTGTGATCTTCGTGCTTCTGACGGCCTACTTTCAGTCGCCGCGACTCGCCTTGATCTCGATTGGTGCGGTGCCGGGCGTGCTCGCGGGCATCGCGACGATCCTGTACTTCTGGAATACGTCGTTGAATATCGAGTCCTTCATGGGCTCGATCATGTGCCTGGGCGTCTCGGTGTCGAACTCCGTCATGCTCGTGACCTACATGGACGAGTACTGGAAGGGGGGATCGCCACCGTCGGAGGCGGCCGTCAAGGGGGCGGGCGACCGTCTTCGGCCCATCCTCATGACGGCCTGCGCCATGAGCGTCGGGATGGTGCCGATGGCCCTGGCGCTGGAACGCGGGAGCCAGATGCAGGCACCGCTGGGAAGGGCCGTGATCGGCGGACTCGTGATGTCGACCTTCGCAACCCTCCTGGTCGTTCCGTCGATCTTTGCGTTGGTTATGGGGCGAAGGAAGGCGGAGTCGCCTTCGATCTATCCAGACGACCCGGACAGCCGTCACTACGACCCCGACGTCTTCGTCGATCAGTCGCATGGCGCGCCCGGCCACGGCCCGGCTCATCACGCGGCGGAGGAGGTTGAGGAAGACGACGACGGAAGCAGTCGCGGACAGGTGCCTGGCCGCAAGAGGGAGGTGGAGACTCGGCACGAAGAAGACGCCGTCGCCTTCCTGCGGCGGATTCTTGACGAGGCCCGAGCCAAGCGTCACGACATGGTGACTCATTACACGGTCGACGACCTCCGCGCCGCGCTCGGCTTCACTCGAAGCGATCCCCCAGAGGCGGAATCTCCTCATACTAACGGCGACGACGGCCCGGCTTCCCCCGATCATGACGACCTGCACGGAGGCCGATGATGTCGAGCTTTGGATTTCGCCTAAGCATTCCCGAAACCGCTGCGGCGCTCGTGCCGCCGAGCTTTCCCACCCCCACGTCAGTCGTCCCTCGTCGGAGGTCCCCGATGCATCGTTCGATTCGTTGCCGGGTTTCGGGCGGCCTCCTCGTCCTTGCGGCGCTGAGCGCGACAGGGTGCGGTCATGAGGAGAAGAGCCGCTATACGAGCGTCTCAAAGCCGCAGCCTGTCCAGATTGTCAAGCCGACGCCGCGAACCATCGTTCGAACTGTGGGAC
This region includes:
- a CDS encoding efflux RND transporter permease subunit, translated to MNPIVFAMRRPVTTMMFVVALISSGVLAYSRMRVDIFPALNTPKIYVFLDYVGMSPDQMEGFIVNQLELFFQYVDGVQDINTRNIQQVSLCELSFYPGTDMGQAMAQVVAMSSRAMSWMPKGTLPPMIMRMDAGSVPVGYLVFESEKTSLGAMGDLAQNVVRPLVQKYVPGTVAISPFGPNMRSIIINVDPQKLLAYNLKPQQLVEALAQGNTVAPAGNIYVKDSMPLVSNNATVTDIQRLGDIPLRIGENVYLRDVASIADDTDITYGYALVNGKKSVYLPIIKKDTGSTLTVVADVHKSLPVFRDAVPKDVSVNFEFDESPTVLAAVESVATEGLIGACLTGLMILLFLGDLRSVIVVVANIPLALMGSLFGLWVTGNTINIMSLGGMALAIGILVDEATVTIEATHVQMQRSSNIATAVLHGNLITAVPRLLALLCILSVFIPAFIMGDPLRSLFMPLTLGVGFAMIASYILSSTFVPIMCVALLKHKEHEDEEAGVFGRVLKGYRKLVHAFVGWKLIVVTAYLGACVAVLALLGLQIGTELFPQIDSGQFVLRFRPPPGSNFDLTREMAVKCLAVIEEEAKAENIQISMGFVGQVAPNFGIDNMVLFMRGPDDGQLRVALKEDSGIKLEELREKLRDALPKRVGGWLAKRLQDGGLPQAEAERQSKTALYGFEPGDIVTNVMSFGSPMPIAVRIVGTDLNLVRQHAEKLAAELRKIDTLRDVQFQQQLDYPTVEVTVDREKAGLSGARIEDVVHALVMATASTRFANLNYWVDVKTGFDYLVQLQIPPKRLDKPEDVETLPLESVNPLINLMIRDVASVGRGVRPGEIDRDMSQRYLTLVANVEGVDMGRASKSVQKAIDDAGEAPRGVRVELMGQLPPMIEMFKALGIGLGVAVFVIFVLLTAYFQSPRLALISIGAVPGVLAGIATILYFWNTSLNIESFMGSIMCLGVSVSNSVMLVTYMDEYWKGGSPPSEAAVKGAGDRLRPILMTACAMSVGMVPMALALERGSQMQAPLGRAVIGGLVMSTFATLLVVPSIFALVMGRRKAESPSIYPDDPDSRHYDPDVFVDQSHGAPGHGPAHHAAEEVEEDDDGSSRGQVPGRKREVETRHEEDAVAFLRRILDEARAKRHDMVTHYTVDDLRAALGFTRSDPPEAESPHTNGDDGPASPDHDDLHGGR